TGGCCTCGACGGCGTTCTGGATCGACCCCGCCGAGGACCTGTCGGTGGTGCTGATGACACAGCTCGTGCCGTCCTCGGCGCTGCCGATCCGGCGCGAGCTGCGCGTCCTGACCTACGCGGCGCTGACGGACTGAGCCCCGCTCACTCCTGGGCCGGCGGCGCGGCGGCCGGCTTCGGGGCCGGCTTGGCGCCGGCCTTCGCGGTCGGCCTCGCGCCGGCTGTGGCGGCGGCCGGCCCGGCGAATTCCGGATCGCTGTGCGGACCGCTCGGGCCATTGGTCGGACCGGCGAGCTGTCCCGGAGCGAGATCGGTCACCTTGTTCCAAGTCTGCGACTTGCACAGGAACGCGATCAGGCAGCCGCGGACGGTGAGTTCGCCGGGCTTGTCCGTCCAGATGGTGACGTCGTACGACTTGCCGTCCTCGGAGTTGTAGATCTTGCCCTCGTAATGGGCGTCGGCGTTCGGCTTCAGCCCCATGATGAGCTGGTGGCCGAGCGACGGACGGGTCTGCTTCTTCGGATCGGGATTCTTGAAATCGATCCGCGGCTCGCCCTTCTCGTTGAGCGGGACCTTCAGCCAGACCACGTATCCGCACAGGCGGTCACCGGCGGTCCCGCACTTCTCGAGGCGAACGCGCGCGCGGCCATCCTCCGTGAGGTAGGTGCCGCTGGGGTCGGTCGGGGTCGCGGCGTGCGCCGGACCCGCCAGAGCCGCGGCCGCCAGGACCGCGAGGGGCGCGACCCGGCGGCCGATCGAAGAAAACCTCATTCCCGAACTCCTTGCCTCGCGCGCCGTGATGGAGACTCGACCGCCTTCGCGAAAACCGTTCGCGTGCGGTCGGAGTCATTTGCCCGCGTCCTCGCGCCCGCGCCGGGCGGGCATGCGCTTCATGCCCGCCCTCTCCCGCGCGAAGTTGTCCGCATCATGACAACGCAGCTTAGGGCTGAAGCGGCGCGGCGGGTCCGGCCGGGCGTCCGGGACCCGTCAGGTCCGCGTCGGCGGGGCGCCCCGACCGGGCCCGAGGGGGCGCTGCATCAGCTTCACGTCGAGCCAGCGTCCGTGCTTGTAGCCGACTGCCGCCAGGGTGCCGACCGGCGTGAAGCCGAGGCTCGCGTGCAGCGCGACGGAGGCGGGAGAGCCGCTCTCGGCGATCACGGCGACCATCGTCCGGCAATCGATGCGCTCGCAGGCGGTGATCAGCGCCGCCAGCAGGCCGCGGCCGACCCCACCGCCCCGGAAGGTGCGCGCGACATAGATCGAATCCTCGACGGTGGATCGATAGGCGGCGCGCTGATGGTAGGGGCCGGCATAGGCGTAGCCGGCGACTGTGCCGTCCCGCTCGGCGACGAGATAGGGAAAACCGCCGTCGCGCAGGAGGGCGAAGCGTCGGGCCATCTCGTCCACGCCCGGGGGCTCTGTCTCGAAGCTGACCGTGGTGGTGGCGACGGCCTCGCCGTAAATCGCCGTGATGGCCGGGAGGTCGGCCGCATTCGC
The sequence above is drawn from the Methylobacterium mesophilicum SR1.6/6 genome and encodes:
- a CDS encoding DUF2147 domain-containing protein, whose protein sequence is MRFSSIGRRVAPLAVLAAAALAGPAHAATPTDPSGTYLTEDGRARVRLEKCGTAGDRLCGYVVWLKVPLNEKGEPRIDFKNPDPKKQTRPSLGHQLIMGLKPNADAHYEGKIYNSEDGKSYDVTIWTDKPGELTVRGCLIAFLCKSQTWNKVTDLAPGQLAGPTNGPSGPHSDPEFAGPAAATAGARPTAKAGAKPAPKPAAAPPAQE
- a CDS encoding GNAT family N-acetyltransferase, with protein sequence MTDAIRPANAADLPAITAIYGEAVATTTVSFETEPPGVDEMARRFALLRDGGFPYLVAERDGTVAGYAYAGPYHQRAAYRSTVEDSIYVARTFRGGGVGRGLLAALITACERIDCRTMVAVIAESGSPASVALHASLGFTPVGTLAAVGYKHGRWLDVKLMQRPLGPGRGAPPTRT